The sequence ACGGCGATTCATTCTATGATGATACGCTGTGGTATAGCGGAACACTTACCGCGCCGATACTACGATTCCCGTTCATCGCGGGTATCGAAAGCGTGGACACACTCGCACTGACAGACACATCAACAATCTTGATACTATAATGGACATTAACGAACCAGCTTTTGCATTACATGGCTCTGTGGAGCTTGTTGCCTTGCGCGGCGACGAAGTAGTGTGGCGCTCCGAAACATCGAATCTGATTGTCACGGTTGGTAAAGACGCAATGGCAAAACTGCTCGGCGGCAACCGCGCACAGACACTCACGAAAATCGGTTTTGGCACGAGCGGCACTCCGGCAGCAATCGGTGATACGGCGCTGACAGGCGTATTCTCAAAAGCACTTGACCAAAAGCGGTACAATGGCTATACCGGAACATGGTACGGAAACAACGTCAACGTTTCGGCGGGACAAATTCGCTGTGAGTGGCTTTTACTCAATACGGAGGCAAACGGCATGAGTATTCGTGAGTTCGGTTTGCTTTTCAGTGATGATGTGTTGTTCGCCCGCTACCTGCGACCACCATCCGGCTCACCGGACACAATTTTGAAACAAGCGGACATGACGCTGGCAGGCGCATGGACAATCAACTGTGGAGTCTAACAATGGCATTTCTAATCGGCTCAAATCCATACCCGACTAATACTACCGCGTTCACCGATGATGTTGTGCGTATTGATATTACCGACCGTGTGAAAGGGCACGACCCTACGAACCCCAGTGTTGTCGGCAAAGCAAACGAGCAGCCGCAAACATTGTTGCAGCGCACGATTCATCTCCTCGCACGAGTTGTCGGTATCGAAACGACGCTGAACGGGATGGATATTACCAACCTGAATGGCTTGGATTTGCTCACGCTCAAGTACGAAAACACACGGCAAGCGATAACCGTTGCTGCCAACGACACGACCAAAGCAATCAATCTTGCAAACGGTGCTATTGTCAGCTTGACGCTGAATAATACCTCGACGTGTGCGCTGACGTTTTCCAGCTACCGCGCCTCGCTCTCCGGCATCTTGGTTCTCACCGCCAACGGTGCGGATAGAACGATTACGCTTCCGGCAGCATGGCAACCGCAAGACGTTTCACGGACATTCGTTATCCGTGCAGGGCAAAAGCGTTTGATTGCGTTTGAAGTCGAAACGCTCTCGCCGGACGCGATTCTTGCAAGCGGTCTTTCCGAACCCTTATTGACATCATAGTATGCGTTCCCATCAACTTCTCGTTTCCAGCGGCTCCCAGAATTACTGGGGCAACGGCTCCGATGGTGCTTTGAACACCACAGGTGACGTATCGCTTGCCTCGACCCTTGACGGGGATATGGTGGTGAAGCAGTACACGTCGCTGAAAATCAATGCAGGACATACACTGACGGTTGCGAATCGTTGCA comes from Chloroflexota bacterium and encodes:
- a CDS encoding phage tail protein, with amino-acid sequence MDINEPAFALHGSVELVALRGDEVVWRSETSNLIVTVGKDAMAKLLGGNRAQTLTKIGFGTSGTPAAIGDTALTGVFSKALDQKRYNGYTGTWYGNNVNVSAGQIRCEWLLLNTEANGMSIREFGLLFSDDVLFARYLRPPSGSPDTILKQADMTLAGAWTINCGV